ATTTCGCGCGGTCGAACAATCTTTCCTCCAGCCAATTGACGCAGATCCTCAACCAGGCCGGAGTTACCTCGAAGCATTTCAAGGAATTCATTCGGCTTCAGATCGGCTGGGGCCAGCTCGTCTCCGCTCAATCCTCCTCCGGCAAGCTCATGAGCGAGCAGGATGTCGTCGCCAAGATGCTGGAACGTGGCGGCGAAAAGCCGACCTCGACCGAATACACGCTTCAGCAAGTCATTTTCGTCGTACCGCAGGACAAGCGCGCTCGGCTGCCGGCACGCCGCAAGGAGGCCAATGCGATGCGGGGGCGCGTCGACGGGTGCCAGAACACCATCTCGCTTGCGGCGCAGCTGCGCGACGTCACGGTGCGGGATCTCGGACGCGTGCTGGAACTGCAGCTTCCGCCCGACTGGAAGAAATATGTATCCGGCCTGAAGACCGGTGAAACGACGCGGACCCGGGATACCGAGAATGGCGTCGA
This portion of the Oricola thermophila genome encodes:
- a CDS encoding peptidylprolyl isomerase, translated to MGGMTITGLKARAIAAALALAFAAPAAMVSQPIPAHASDIKVVVNDQAITSYDIARRKAFMRLQRRKGNLTQLATDELIEEALKRSAVQRAGYRIPDSRVDAAFANFARSNNLSSSQLTQILNQAGVTSKHFKEFIRLQIGWGQLVSAQSSSGKLMSEQDVVAKMLERGGEKPTSTEYTLQQVIFVVPQDKRARLPARRKEANAMRGRVDGCQNTISLAAQLRDVTVRDLGRVLELQLPPDWKKYVSGLKTGETTRTRDTENGVEFLIVCRARTVSDDRVAQLEFSTEAIESGEDESGAKLLEQLRKNARIQRR